Sequence from the Bryobacteraceae bacterium genome:
CACCAGTCGTGCGGGACCCGGGCGGCTTTGAGGAGCTCCGGCATGATCTCGTCGAAGTTGAGGACGCCGAGGCCAAAGGGCGGGTGAGCGGAGGTTTCGTCTTCGCCGTTGGCGTCCTTGTGGCAGGTGTTGTCGGAATCGATGAGGTGGATGTGGTTGATCCGCCCCTTGAGCATCCTGATGTAGTCGATTTGGTTGGGGTACGTTTCCTTGCCGCCTTCGTGACGCGCGCCGACGACGGCCACCATTTGTCCGTGGCAGGTGTCGTACTGAATTCCGAAGTTGGGCTTGTCGACGGCGTCGTGGATGCGGACGGCGTCGGAGGGCTTGTTGAACGCGAAGCCAGGCTCTACTTCCCAGGTGACGTACTGGCCGTTGTCGGCGGCGATGCCGGAGCAGGTTTTCCAGGTCTTGACGACGCGGTCCATGGCGGTGGCGTAGTCGATTTCGCGGTGGATGGTTGGCGGCTGGACGCAATCGACGCGGACGCCCTGGATGCCGACATCCTTGC
This genomic interval carries:
- a CDS encoding sugar phosphate isomerase/epimerase family protein — translated: MSKRTSIGSWAYTIGPYASNPIDFDTVLSKLKALGFDGVELGGFPPHPNPGNPNGPNDNWPGAMPEKSQRAELVARMQSLGMAFSGIAANLWGEKLINTDDQSKYIAEFKKNSDFCKDVGIQGVRVDCVQPPTIHREIDYATAMDRVVKTWKTCSGIAADNGQYVTWEVEPGFAFNKPSDAVRIHDAVDKPNFGIQYDTCHGQMVAVVGARHEGGKETYPNQIDYIRMLKGRINHIHLIDSDNTCHKDANGEDETSAHPPFGLGVLNFDEIMPELLKAARVPHDWWTIDLCFWPDAWAATEQCKTHLDKLIAKYGN